CCAATCTGGTTCGCCAAAAGAAATTTATTCTAATCCAAAGAATAAATTTGTGGCAGGGTTTATTGCTGTTACCAGCTTTATTAGCGGCAGTATTGATTCGTTTGCTGAAGAGAAGAAAAAGGTTATTGTAAAAACCGATGATGGCCTGGTTATCCATGGTTTTAATAATAGTTTTGATATAGGACAAAAGGTTTCGGTTGCTATGAGGATGAATGTGATTAAATTTATTCAAGATGAAAATAAAAGCGATAAAAATACGGTAAATATTTTTAAAGGAAAGATTATTCAATCTTCTTATTTAGGAAACATTATTGATTATAAAATTAAAGTGGGTAATTGGGAAGTTCGAACCAATAGCGATGCTAAATACAACTTTAAAGTTGGAGAAGAAGTGACTTTTTATTTATCACCTGAGGATATTATTGTAATTCGAGAAAGTTAAATTTTATCTTAAAGAGAGAAATATGAATACAACTGTTCTTTATTCTCAAGCAGGTATTGCCACTCAGATAATGATTTCCGTGGAAGAAGATTACTTTATTATTGATACAGGAGATGGTACCTTAAGAGATTTATTGTGTGAAAAAATTGATCTTAGAAAAATAAAAGGAATATTCTTAACTCATGGACATTGTGACCATATAGCTGGATTGTATGCCCTGTTAGGGTATTTTCGAATAGTTGAAAGAGAATGTCCAATTAATATATATTTTCCAAAAGGATGTAAGGAAGCTCAACAGATTATTTTTGCATTTAAAGAAAATTATAATGATATTTCTTTTAAAATTCAAACACATAAAGTAAA
This genomic interval from Caldisericota bacterium contains the following:
- a CDS encoding ribonuclease Z gives rise to the protein MNTTVLYSQAGIATQIMISVEEDYFIIDTGDGTLRDLLCEKIDLRKIKGIFLTHGHCDHIAGLYALLGYFRIVERECPINIYFPKGCKEAQQIIFAFKENYNDISFKIQTHKVKGGDEVKIEDLKVKIYQMRHYAAVGVNRILHPDPAVGYRFIYKGESVAISGDTGICLGLKKLVQGADLALIDSTLNKDEETKELLEKLHLSKEKAEEIGKLAKKYILIHRQYK